Proteins encoded in a region of the Sugiyamaella lignohabitans strain CBS 10342 chromosome B, complete sequence genome:
- the FAB1 gene encoding 1-phosphatidylinositol-3-phosphate 5-kinase (1-phosphatidylinositol-3-phosphate 5-kinase; vacuolar membrane kinase that generates phosphatidylinositol (3,5)P2, which is involved in vacuolar sorting and homeostasis; GO_component: GO:0070772 - PAS complex [Evidence IDA,IPI] [PMID 19037259]; GO_component: GO:0005768 - endosome [Evidence IEA]; GO_component: GO:0010008 - endosome membrane [Evidence IEA]; GO_component: GO:0010008 - endosome membrane [Evidence IDA] [PMID 11889142]; GO_component: GO:0010008 - endosome membrane [Evidence IDA] [PMID 9763421]; GO_component: GO:0000329 - fungal-type vacuole membrane [Evidence IDA] [PMID 11889142]; GO_component: GO:0000329 - fungal-type vacuole membrane [Evidence IDA] [PMID 9763421]; GO_component: GO:0016020 - membrane [Evidence IEA]; GO_component: GO:0005739 - mitochondrion [Evidence IDA] [PMID 14576278]; GO_component: GO:0005739 - mitochondrion [Evidence IDA] [PMID 16823961]; GO_component: GO:0005774 - vacuolar membrane [Evidence IEA]; GO_component: GO:0005773 - vacuole [Evidence IEA]; GO_function: GO:0000285 - 1-phosphatidylinositol-3-phosphate 5-kinase activity [Evidence IEA]; GO_function: GO:0000285 - 1-phosphatidylinositol-3-phosphate 5-kinase activity [Evidence IMP] [PMID 9763421]; GO_function: GO:0000285 - 1-phosphatidylinositol-3-phosphate 5-kinase activity [Evidence IDA,IMP] [PMID 9811604]; GO_function: GO:0005524 - ATP binding [Evidence IEA,IEA]; GO_function: GO:0016301 - kinase activity [Evidence IEA]; GO_function: GO:0046872 - metal ion binding [Evidence IEA,IEA]; GO_function: GO:0000166 - nucleotide binding [Evidence IEA]; GO_function: GO:0016307 - phosphatidylinositol phosphate kinase activity [Evidence IEA]; GO_function: GO:0032266 - phosphatidylinositol-3-phosphate binding [Evidence IDA] [PMID 9702203]; GO_function: GO:0016740 - transferase activity [Evidence IEA]; GO_process: GO:0044267 - cellular protein metabolic process [Evidence IEA]; GO_process: GO:0046488 - phosphatidylinositol metabolic process [Evidence IEA]; GO_process: GO:0046854 - phosphatidylinositol phosphorylation [Evidence IMP] [PMID 9763421]; GO_process: GO:0046854 - phosphatidylinositol phosphorylation [Evidence IDA,IMP] [PMID 9811604]; GO_process: GO:0016310 - phosphorylation [Evidence IEA]): MPFSDMFTLNGTDNTVNIDHRKSDSLSTIEYSSSQTTQPTSAIAVPSLKKGDQLDTASDLPSSPRSFNSRYSGRFRARAATLDGSSRMTATSPLRNGGVVLNQLPNPIENSPSTQDIGFSDSESSEDESTMRLFSALNPSRSDGDLSKLHNQNKVNRRTSFRRPTSGTGRYVDAVGPVKSSLMRIGQRRRSFPSNIHQAGLTRQLSGSFFKSVIDNDISVFDTEDDQTALVPTTIQSPSIDLNKASINHAHIFLDQLLEFFRLPKKWHDILMKPLLLCAENIDLDVKGGDSIDIRHYVKIKRIPGGSSKNTAYVDGTVFSKSLALKSMPRKIKDPRILLITFPIEYSRTDQRFMSLDPVLAQESEYIKKLVKRIVSLNPQVLISSSRISGLAIELLAREGIAVVANSKLTAISRISRYTHADILTSIDRLAMNPRLGNCSMFEVNTYQFKDTAKTFIFISGVPRELGCTIVLRGSDTETLGSVKAVVEFLVYVVFNLKLETSLMRDQFVFIPSDAVSLENKPESHNHANDGGYFHDLIRSQEGKVISSSPFVHFGNPYLLQEARALEDQLVATGHDNDELLENGETDFNQIKKSLQEMGFDDVPLQEFPGGSEKAREIVSVINEERLGTLRDLWASQKRQWELYYSQAPGMFDPFHRQSISLLFSVVCSETRTPCVGPEQTEIDFYSDSDTTLGQFVETMCITADEECPDGCKYRLRDHFRSYVNGTGRLTVRVEKFECKLPGLQNTILMWSHCKVCQNTMPVLPMSAATWKYSFGKYLELAFYSTKLSFRAGQCVHNLYRDHVRYFGFHDLAVRFEYDCIKLLEIIPPQWKMQWKPEISAKHKIEVYHSISAKVNNFWNSVLDRLDRVVIDELAPEKMEECQARIDFLRSVATDERAAALGDLNQIFTTTHVTDILAMNAIVRVIQELVVKWDAEFLDFENKFFPSEKDITRITAQHLKKIFLTDESVDQSDRTDTGTDVPPTPIVEKDDPLKSISSNAEKINESVEETSEKPDMVPVDIEPTKSSNTLLPEPVKLDDRHIALAHREVNDTEDVKERETILEALKLADIYNGQGEIEKAIAMYNLYLDGHSKLTPHDFDSKYCMALQNLAVCYKNQNQLDLAEKIYNQLLQAREIQLGDSDLETLRTMYDLGIVYRNQEKMDLAVQMLRRSLDGRIKISGHNSKDVISTAQELVDIYTSQSMNNEVQEMLDILNRTSNKSSEKSSPDIPSNKPRFDPIDSGNTSLESKTPQRSDTRSYSISPEKRIAAPLTRRPNSISSLSRPTSPRKDSRVLDQVLMTQPSDKDSTLEAIRSSITSPRQDDLFRRPVIPGKGSSIPTLVEVSSTSNIPLSQAAGLRNNDKKPKFRSDEIASFSGVGARKKFLSSRFGTREFENQLFSGKAVGGKTRVSSLAKHFDQLSMEFEKERARERKLLAQGRFRAFPVTKSRPIVEVFKNVKEAVEEVSDEEDDSEPLLDQALLLPSDRAKRDSHCSHESIDTANGECAPQPDLEDIDVDGHTGSSGAGDESPKATSVDEAGGQDDASSDGQPDIASSRETLDSERSEGPEFPPTAEKQSLMQSLANFWADRSATGWNALEYPLKTSEHIFADSDVIVREDEPSSLIAFCLSSPDYLERMKNRGPPPPIEDLEDEGKHVNFERPPKEELEQWMLKKTGIHLKYQFQEGSARLSCKLFFSEQFAAFRKKCLGSDKDYIQSLARCIKWDSSGGKSGSAFLKTLDDRLVVKELSQSELDAFVKFAPSYFKYMAQALFHDLPTVLAKIFGFYQIQIRNPITGKTFKMDVVVMENLFYQHKMSRIFDLKGSMRNRHVQQTGRENEVLLDENMVEYIYESPLFVREHSKRLLKNSLFNDTLFLAKMNVMDYSLVIGIDEEENQLVVGIIGKY; encoded by the coding sequence ATGCCATTTTCTGATATGTTTACTTTAAATGGCACTGATAATACGGTCAATATTGATCATCGCAAATCAGATAGTTTATCGACTATCGAATATTCCTCCAGCCAAACGACCCAGCCGACAAGCGCAATTGCTGTTCCTAGTTTAAAAAAGGGCGACCAGCTTGATACTGCATCTGATCTGCCTAGTTCACCTCGATCTTTCAACAGCCGATACTCTGGTAGGTTTCGTGCAAGAGCAGCTACACTTGATGGGAGTTCAAGGATGACCGCTACATCGCCACTGAGAAATGGAGGCGTTGTGTTAAATCAGCTACCTAATCCAATTGAAAACTCACCCAGCACCCAAGACATTGGCTTTTCAGATAGCGAGAGTAGTGAAGATGAGAGTACAATGAGACTATTTTCGGCCCTGAATCCATCACGCTCTGATGGTGACCTCTCTAAACTTCACAATCAGAACAAGGTCAATAGACGTACTTCGTTCAGACGACCCACTAGTGGAACCGGTAGGTATGTGGATGCTGTCGGGCCGGTAAAGTCCAGTTTGATGCGAATCGGTCAAAGACGACGAAGTTTCCCCAGTAACATTCATCAAGCAGGCTTAACTCGACAGTTGTCGGGATCTTTTTTTAAGTCCGTTATCGATAACGATATTAGCGTCTTTGATACCGAAGACGACCAGACTGCTTTAGTTCCTACCACTATACAATCGCCCAGTATTGACCTCAACAAAGCTAGTATCAATCATGCACACATATTCCTTGACCAGCTCTTAGAGTTCTTTAGATTGCCGAAGAAATGGCATGATATCTTGATGAAACCGCTACTGCTTTGCGCTGAGAATATAGATCTTGATGTTAAGGGTGGTGATAGTATCGACATCCGCCATTATGTTAAAATTAAACGAATTCCAGGTGGATCAAGTAAGAATACTGCTTATGTTGATGGCACAGTATTTAGCAAGTCACTAGCTCTAAAGTCAATGCCTCGTAAGATTAAAGACCCAAGGATTCTCTTAATTACGTTTCCTATAGAATACAGCAGAACAGATCAACGGTTTATGAGCTTGGATCCAGTATTAGCTCAGGAGTCAGAGTATATCAAAAAACTTGTAAAACGCATTGTATCGCTCAACCCTCAAGTCCTGATATCTTCAAGTAGGATTAGTGGTCTGGCAATTGAACTTTTAGCAAGAGAAGGAATTGCTGTAGTGGCGAACAGCAAACTTACTGCCATTTCGAGAATATCGCGATATACTCATGCTGATATACTGACGTCCATTGACAGGCTAGCAATGAACCCACGGCTTGGAAATTGCTCGATGTTCGAGGTAAATACATACCAATTCAAGGATACTGCTAAGACgttcattttcatttctgGGGTACCTCGTGAGTTGGGATGTACCATTGTTTTACGTGGAAGTGATACTGAGACCTTGGGTAGTGTCAAAGCTGTTGTCGAATTCTTGGTTTACGTTGTTTTCAATTTGAAATTAGAGACAAGTCTGATGAGAGATCAATTTGTATTTATCCCTTCGGATGCTGTGAGCTTAGAGAATAAACCAGAGAGTCACAATCATGCAAATGACGGTGGGTATTTTCACGACCTTATCCGATCACAAGAAGGAAAAGTTATATCTTCATCACCTTTTGTTCATTTTGGAAACCCATATCTTCTACAAGAAGCAAGAGCATTGGAAGATCAGCTAGTTGCTACGGGGcatgataatgatgagTTGTTGGAAAACGGAGAAACTGAtttcaatcaaatcaagaaatccCTGCAGGAAATGGGGTTTGATGATGTTCCACTACAGGAGTTTCCTGGCGGAAGCGAAAAAGCTCGAGAGATTGTAAGTGTTATCAACGAAGAGCGACTAGGTACGCTACGTGACTTATGGGCCTCACAAAAACGGCAATGGGAGCTATATTATTCTCAGGCGCCAGGAATGTTTGACCCGTTTCATCGTCAAAGCATTTCTCTTCTATTTTCTGTTGTATGCTCTGAAACCCGCACGCCCTGCGTGGGGCCCGAGCAGACAGAGATAGATTTTTACAGCGATTCCGATACAACATTGGGTCAATTTGTGGAGACCATGTGTATAACTGCTGACGAAGAGTGTCCCGATGGCTGTAAGTACCGATTACGGGATCATTTCCGAAGTTATGTTAATGGAACTGGTAGACTTACTGTGCGGGTGGAAAAGTTTGAATGCAAACTCCCTGGTCTGCAAAATACCATTTTGATGTGGAGCCATTGCAAAGTATGCCAGAACACGATGCCAGTATTGCCCATGTCGGCTGCAACTTGGAAATATTCCTTTGGTAAATATCTTGAGCTTGCATTCTACAGTACCAAGCTTTCCTTCCGTGCTGGCCAATGTGTTCATAATTTGTATCGTGACCATGTTAGATACTTTGGTTTTCATGATCTTGCAGTACGATTTGAGTATGATTGCATTAAACTACTGGAGATTATACCCCCTCAATGGAAAATGCAGTGGAAGCCTGAAATCAGCGCAAAGCACAAGATTGAAGTCTATCACAGTATTTCTGCCAAAGTAAACAACTTTTGGAATAGTGTTTTGGATAGATTAGACAGAGTCGTTATCGATGAACTTGCTCCTGAGAAGATGGAAGAATGTCAGGCGAGGATTGATTTTCTAAGGAGTGTTGCAACAGATGAGCGAGCAGCGGCTCTGGGTGATCTAAATCAGATATTCACTACTACACATGTCACTGATATACTAGCCATGAATGCCATTGTTAGAGTAATTCAGGAACTGGTTGTAAAATGGGATGCAGAGTTTTTGGactttgaaaataaatttttcCCGTCTGAAAAGGATATTACGAGGATTACTGCGCAGCACCTGAAaaagatatttttgactGATGAATCGGTTGATCAAAGCGACAGAACTGATACGGGAACCGACGTCCCGCCAACTCCAATCGTAGAAAAAGATGATCCTTTAAAGTCGATTTCCAGCAACGCagagaaaataaatgaatCGGTGGAGGAAACATCAGAGAAACCTGACATGGTGCCAGTTGACATAGAGCCCACTAAATCGAGCAATACTCTACTTCCTGAACCAGTCAAGTTGGATGATAGACATATTGCGTTAGCTCACCGAGAAGTTAATGATACTGAAGATGttaaagaaagagaaacaaTTCTCGAAGCACTGAAACTAGCAGACATTTATAATGGTCAAGGAGAAATTGAGAAAGCCATAGCCATGTATAATCTGTACCTAGATGGCCATTCTAAGCTGACCCCTCATGATTTTGACAGTAAATACTGCATGGCATTGCAGAACTTAGCTGTCTGTTACAAGAATCAAAACCAACTCGACCTAGCCGAAAAGATCTATAATCAGCTGTTGCAAGCTCGTGAAATACAGCTTGGAGACAGTGATCTAGAGACTCTGCGAACTATGTATGATTTGGGGATTGTATATAGGAACCAGGAAAAGATGGATCTTGCTGTTCAAATGCTGCGTCGATCCTTGGATGGAAGAATCAAAATATCTGGGCATAATAGCAAGGATGTTATTTCTACGGCCCAAGAACTAGTGGATATTTATACATCCCAAAGCATGAATAATGAAGTTCAAGAGATGTTAGACATCCTGAACAGGACGTCCAACAAATCTTCGGAGAAATCATCCCCGGACATCCCTTCAAACAAGCCCAGATTTGATCCAATAGATTCAGGAAATACTAGTCTCGAATCGAAAACCCCCCAGCGCTCAGATACGAGATCATATAGCATTTCTCCTGAAAAGAGAATAGCGGCACCACTAACCCGCAGACCCAATAGTATTTCATCCTTAAGCAGGCCAACAAGTCCTCGGAAGGATTCTCGCGTCCTAGATCAAGTTTTGATGACCCAGCCTAGTGATAAAGACTCTACACTTGAAGCTATCAGAAGTTCAATAACATCTCCTCGACAGGATGATTTGTTTAGACGACCAGTCATACCTGGAAAAGGTAGCTCTATTCCAACATTGGTGGAAGTGTCGTCAACTTCAAACATACCATTATCCCAAGCTGCTGGACTTCGTAATAATGATAAAAAGCCGAAGTTCAGGTCCGATGAAATCGCTTCTTTTAGCGGAGTTGGTGCTAGGAAAAAGTTTTTGTCGTCTAGATTTGGAACTAGAGAGTTCGAAAACCAGTTGTTTTCTGGCAAAGCTGTAGGTGGAAAGACCAgagtttcttctttggcaaAACACTTTGATCAGCTGTCAATGGAGTTCGAAAAAGAACGTGCTAGAGAGAGAAAACTTCTGGCACAAGGGAGATTCCGTGCATTTCCTGTTACCAAATCAAGACCGATTGTTGAAGTATTCAAGAATGTGAAAGAAGCCGTCGAAGAGGTGTcagatgaggaggatgacAGTGAGCCCCTACTAGATCAGGCATTGTTACTGCCGAGTGATAGAGCTAAACGGGATAGCCATTGCTCGCACGAGTCCATCGATACAGCTAACGGGGAATGTGCGCCACAGCCGGACCTAGAAGACATTGATGTCGATGGACACACTGGTAGCTCAGGTGCCGGGGATGAATCACCTAAGGCAACCTCTGTGGACGAGGCTGGTGGCCAAGACGATGCCTCTTCTGATGGCCAGCCTGATATTGCTAGCAGCAGGGAGACACTGGATTCAGAACGATCGGAAGGCCCCGAGTTTCCGCCTACTGCTGAAAAACAGTCTCTAATGCAAAGTTTGGCAAATTTCTGGGCTGATCGGTCCGCTACTGGTTGGAATGCTTTGGAGTATCCTCTCAAGACATCCGAGCATATTTTTGCCGATTCTGATGTCATTGTTCGTGAAGATGAGCCCAGTTCTTTGATTGCGTTCTGTTTGAGTTCTCCAGACTATCTTGAGAGAATGAAGAATAGAGGTCCTCCACCTCCTATCGAAGACTTGGAAGATGAGGGAAAGCATGTGAATTTTGAGAGACCACCTAAGGAAGAACTTGAACAGTGGATGCTGAAGAAAACAGGAATTCATCTGAAATACCAATTCCAAGAAGGTTCTGCTAGATTATCTTGTAAGCTATTCTTCTCAGAACAGTTTGCAGCTTTTAGAAAGAAATGCCTAGGGTCTGATAAAGACTATATTCAATCATTAGCGAGATGCATCAAGTGGGATTCCAGTGGTGGCAAGTCTGGATCGGCCTTTTTGAAAACATTAGATGACCGTCTCGTCGTCAAAGAGCTCTCTCAAAGTGAGCTGGATGCATTTGTTAAGTTCGCTCCTTCTTATTTTAAATACATGGCTCAAGCATTATTCCACGATCTTCCCACGGTTTTAGCAAAGATTTTCGGTTTCtatcaaattcaaattcgGAACCCGATCACTGGTAAAACATTCAAGATGGACGTGGTGGTCATGGAAAATTTGTTTTATCAACATAAGATGTCGAGAATTTTTGATCTCAAGGGTTCTATGAGAAACAGACATGTTCAACAAACTGGCCGTGAGAATGAGGTACTATTAGATGAAAACATGgtagaatatatttatgaGTCTCCGTTGTTTGTGCGTGAACATTCTAAGCGGCTGTTGAAAAACTCCCTATTCAATGATACCTTATTTTTAGCAAAGATGAATGTTATGGACTACTCTCTTGTTATCGGtatcgatgaagaagaaaatcaatTAGTTGTAGGAATTATTGGTAAGTATTAA
- the MSY1 gene encoding tyrosine--tRNA ligase MSY1 (Mitochondrial tyrosyl-tRNA synthetase; GO_component: GO:0005737 - cytoplasm [Evidence IEA]; GO_component: GO:0005759 - mitochondrial matrix [Evidence IEA]; GO_component: GO:0005739 - mitochondrion [Evidence IEA]; GO_component: GO:0005739 - mitochondrion [Evidence IDA] [PMID 14576278]; GO_component: GO:0005739 - mitochondrion [Evidence IDA] [PMID 16823961]; GO_component: GO:0005739 - mitochondrion [Evidence IMP] [PMID 3315228]; GO_function: GO:0005524 - ATP binding [Evidence IEA,IEA]; GO_function: GO:0003723 - RNA binding [Evidence IEA]; GO_function: GO:0004812 - aminoacyl-tRNA ligase activity [Evidence IEA,IEA]; GO_function: GO:0016874 - ligase activity [Evidence IEA]; GO_function: GO:0000166 - nucleotide binding [Evidence IEA,IEA]; GO_function: GO:0004831 - tyrosine-tRNA ligase activity [Evidence IEA,IEA]; GO_function: GO:0004831 - tyrosine-tRNA ligase activity [Evidence IGI,ISS] [PMID 3315228]; GO_process: GO:0070184 - mitochondrial tyrosyl-tRNA aminoacylation [Evidence IGI,ISS] [PMID 3315228]; GO_process: GO:0006418 - tRNA aminoacylation for protein translation [Evidence IEA]; GO_process: GO:0006412 - translation [Evidence IEA]; GO_process: GO:0006437 - tyrosyl-tRNA aminoacylation [Evidence IEA]), which yields MLRGKYSSIYEQIFDYCALLTFSSELLESQVLQSGKKITLYCGADPTAQSLHLGNLIPLLVLLHFYIRGHNVISLVGGATGVVGDPSGRNTERQQMVDQTRENNILRIQHQMKQFIDQGWKYAVSKGYTSPGTAVRANNADWWKDMSMLHFLGTYGRHIRVSHMLARESVKNRLSSEQGIGFNEFTYQILQAYDFWHLYKTQNCSVQVGGNDQWGNITAGIDLISRLRSFLKEKNESNEALSEKPAESDAFGLTVPLLTTPSGEKFGKSAGNAVWIDRDLTKPYDLFQYFVQTPDSVVEQYLKLFTLIPLEEIPDIIQEHDKDPELRLAQRRLASEVADLVHGIGSGKRAELISSILFPTPSQKNPQYSSSEILEAFENEKLLHHCSRVQVVGNQWRSVLATITGKSKSECSRMIKAGGVYYGFARTMVVEGILGEEHLEDNQLLLVRLGKSKYHVIKVE from the coding sequence ATGTTACGAGGTAAGTATTCTTCAATATATGAACAGATCTTCGATTACTGTGCACTGCTAACTTTCTCAAGTGAATTATTAGAATCACAAGTTCTGCAGTCGGGGAAGAAGATTACTTTATATTGTGGAGCAGATCCTACAGCTCAATCGTTACACTTAGGTAATTTGATTCCATTACTGGTACTTCTTCATTTCTATATTAGGGGTCACAATGTCATTAGTCTTGTAGGAGGTGCCACTGGTGTGGTAGGAGATCCCTCTGGAAGGAATACCGAACGACAGCAAATGGTAGACCAAACCCGTGAAAACAATATTTTACGGATTCAACACCAAATGAAGCAATTCATTGACCAAGGTTGGAAGTATGCTGTATCTAAAGGATACACTTCACCAGGAACAGCAGTTCGGGCAAATAATGCTGACTGGTGGAAAGATATGTCGATGCTCCATTTCTTGGGTACATATGGCAGACATATTCGAGTCAGCCATATGCTGGCCAGAGAGAGCGTAAAAAATAGACTATCTAGTGAACAAGGAATTGGATTCAATGAGTTTACTTATCAAATCCTTCAAGCCTATGACTTTTGGCACCTCtacaaaacacaaaactGCTCGGTCCAGGTTGGAGGTAATGATCAGTGGGGAAATATTACGGCAGGAATAGATTTAATATCGAGATTAAGATCttttttgaaagaaaagaatGAATCAAACGAAGCATTATCAGAGAAACCAGCCGAATCCGACGCATTTGGTTTAACAGTTCCTCTACTTACCACCCCCTCAGGTGAAAAGTTTGGCAAGTCTGCTGGAAATGCTGTGTGGATAGATCGCGACCTAACAAAACCTTACGACTTGtttcaatattttgtaCAAACCCCAGACTCTGTCGTAGAGCAGTACTTGAAACTTTTCACTTTGATCCCTCTTGAAGAGATCCCAGATATAATCCAGGAACATGATAAAGACCCTGAATTGAGATTAGCACAGCGACGTTTGGCATCTGAGGTTGCTGATTTGGTGCATGGTATCGGTTCTGGCAAACGAGCTGAACTTATATCCTCTATATTGTTCCCTACTCCATCGCAGAAAAATCCACAATACTCAAGCTCGGAGATCTTGGAGGCATTTGAAAACGAGAAATTACTTCACCATTGTAGTCGAGTTCAGGTAGTAGGCAATCAATGGAGGTCTGTTCTTGCGACGATTACTGGTAAGTCGAAATCAGAATGTTCACGTATGATTAAGGCAGGTGGTGTATACTATGGTTTTGCTAGAACAATGGTCGTAGAAGGAATTTTAGGAGAAGAGCATTTAGAGGACAATCAGCTCCTCTTAGTAAGGTTGGGTAAAAGTAAATATCACGTTATAAAAGTCGAATAG
- the GCG1 gene encoding Gcg1p (Gamma-glutamyl cyclotransferase; cleaves the gamma-glutamyl bond of glutathione to yield 5-oxoproline and a Cys-Gly dipeptide; similar to mammalian pro-apoptotic protein ChaC1; expression of mouse ChaC1 in yeast increases apoptosis; green fluorescent protein (GFP)-fusion protein localizes to the cytoplasm and nucleus; periodically expressed during the metabolic cycle; GO_component: GO:0005737 - cytoplasm [Evidence IDA] [PMID 14562095]; GO_component: GO:0005634 - nucleus [Evidence IDA] [PMID 14562095]; GO_function: GO:0003839 - gamma-glutamylcyclotransferase activity [Evidence IDA,IMP] [PMID 23070364]; GO_process: GO:0006751 - glutathione catabolic process [Evidence IDA,IMP] [PMID 23070364]): protein MTVDESQPEYWVFGYGSLIFKPPPFYDLRVPGYIKGYVRRFWQSSNDHRGTPDAPGRVVTLIDKKFWLTLNDPHPSSNDDITWGVAYRIKKENIKFVKEYLDHREKNGYTEATVVFQISKVGIVDEHGEPVSEEIIEKLGETVNCNVYIGTPENEAFVGPQDPQQLAQHIVDSRGPSGENREYLFELAKALKVVAPESFDHHIEDLVDRVNTLI, encoded by the coding sequence GAATCGCAACCAGAGTATTGGGTATTCGGATATGGTAGCCTGATATTTAAACCACCTCCTTTTTATGACCTGAGAGTTCCAGGCTATATCAAAGGCTACGTAAGGCGGTTTTGGCAGTCTTCTAATGACCATAGAGGAACCCCGGATGCACCAGGGAGAGTAGTGACTTTAATAGATAAGAAGTTTTGGCTCACTTTAAACGACCCTCATCCATCTTCTAATGACGATATTACTTGGGGAGTCGCTTATCgaatcaaaaaagaaaatatcaaatttgTGAAGGAATATTTAGATCACCGTGAAAAAAATGGTTATACAGAGGCTACGGTAGTGTTTCAAATCTCAAAGGTGGGCATTGTTGACGAGCATGGCGAACCAGTTTCAGAAGAaataattgaaaaattgGGTGAAACTGTGAATTGTAACGTGTATATTGGTACGCCTGAAAATGAAGCTTTTGTTGGACCACAAGATCCTCAACAATTAGCTCAGCACATTGTGGATTCTAGAGGCCCCAGTGGCGAGAACCGcgaatatttatttgaattaGCGAAAGCATTAAAAGTAGTCGCCCCAGAATCTTTCGATCATCATATTGAAGATTTGGTGGATCGGGTGAACACTTTGATATAG